One segment of Ipomoea triloba cultivar NCNSP0323 chromosome 12, ASM357664v1 DNA contains the following:
- the LOC115998899 gene encoding uncharacterized protein LOC115998899 — MEGKNAVPELPPKDVDANEEMQEVEYGKRGCCFWIPCFGFAGSSVRTWELISTSENPKDETSTWLSKSVKAFKKVREWSEVVAGPKWKTFIRRFNKNRSKTGKFQYDPLSYALNFDNGPDHNGDSEDSVAYPDFSSRYAWIPSSMELGKNAATFT; from the coding sequence ATGGAAGGCAAGAATGCCGTCCCAGAATTGCCGCCGAAAGATGTAGACGCAAATGAAGAAATGCAGGAAGTAGAGTACGGGAAACGGGGGTGTTGTTTCTGGATTCCTTGTTTCGGGTTCGCCGGGTCGTCGGTTCGGACTTGGGAGCTTATCTCCACGTCGGAAAATCCAAAGGACGAGACGAGCACGTGGTTGTCCAAGAGCGTTAAAGCGTTCAAGAAGGTTCGAGAGTGGTCGGAGGTGGTCGCCGGGCCTAAATGGAAGACTTTCATCCGCCGGTTCAACAAGAACCGCTCGAAAACCGGTAAGTTCCAGTACGATCCGTTGAGCTACGCGTTGAACTTCGATAACGGGCCGGATCATAACGGCGATTCGGAGGATAGTGTTGCGTACCCGGATTTCTCGTCGAGATATGCGTGGATTCCGTCGTCGATGGAGTTGGGCAAGAACGCTGCGACATTCACGTGA